The DNA segment AGTAACATAAATGCCGTTGGTAACGGACGTTTAAATGCACGACGTTCTGGACCTTTGTCCATAAATGGCGCAAGTAATAGTGCACCAAATGCTAGTCCTGGAATTACAATTGCTCCGATTACATTAAATGGACCAGAAGCAAATTCATATTTTAGTAATTGATATAAGAACAAGAAATACCAGTCCGGTAATGGAATATATCCTGTGTCTGTTGGATCCGCTTGACGTTCAAGTGGTGATGGATGTGCAACAGTTAAGATTAAATAACCAACTAAGAAAACTGAACCAACCATCCATTCTTTCAATAAGAAGTTAGGCCAGAAAGCTTCTGTTTTGCCTGGATACTCGGAGTAGTCTTTTGGAATATTCGATTTGCGATCTGCAGGTATACGAGAATCCCCGACAAATTTCATTCCTTTTCCGCGATGCATAGTGTCCCCTCCTTTTAAAAATCATCAAAGACGCTGTAGCTTACAACGGTCCTGAAATACCTTGTTTACGAATCATGATAAAGTGTGCTGCAAGCAACCCAAGCAAAGCAGCTGGTAAGAAGAATACATGAATCGCAAAGAATCGTGTTAACGTTTGTGCACCGAGGATAGCTTCATCACCGGCTAACAAGGTTTTTATTGCGCCTCCAATAAACGGAACGGATGCGGCAATTTCAATACCTACTTTCGTTGCAAACAACGCTTTCATGTCCCAAGGAAGTAGATAACCTGTGAAACCTAAACCTAAAATAACGCCTAAAATTAACACGCCGACTACCCAGTTTAGTTCACGAGGTTTTTTATAAGAACCTGTAAAGAATACACGTAATGTATGAAGGAATATCATCACGATTACGAGTGAAGATCCCCAGTGATGCATACCACGCACAATTTCACCGAATGCTACTTCATTTTGTAAGTAGTAAACTGATT comes from the Paenisporosarcina antarctica genome and includes:
- a CDS encoding menaquinol-cytochrome c reductase cytochrome b/c subunit, which codes for MHRGKGMKFVGDSRIPADRKSNIPKDYSEYPGKTEAFWPNFLLKEWMVGSVFLVGYLILTVAHPSPLERQADPTDTGYIPLPDWYFLFLYQLLKYEFASGPFNVIGAIVIPGLAFGALLLAPFMDKGPERRAFKRPLPTAFMLLALASMIYLTWESVVNHDWEAAKAQGEIREEAQFDTEAEGYKIYSQASCIGCHGNAFEGGLGPSLATTDKTAEEIADIAVYGQGTMAAGLWEGTDEELQELAKFIDELSP
- the qcrB gene encoding menaquinol-cytochrome c reductase cytochrome b subunit — protein: MLNKIYDWVDERLDITPIWRDIADHEVPEHVNPAHHFSAFVYCFGGLTFFITVIQILSGMFLTMYYTPDIENAWKSVYYLQNEVAFGEIVRGMHHWGSSLVIVMIFLHTLRVFFTGSYKKPRELNWVVGVLILGVILGLGFTGYLLPWDMKALFATKVGIEIAASVPFIGGAIKTLLAGDEAILGAQTLTRFFAIHVFFLPAALLGLLAAHFIMIRKQGISGPL